In Acidovorax sp. GBBC 1281, a single window of DNA contains:
- the gluQRS gene encoding tRNA glutamyl-Q(34) synthetase GluQRS produces MTLGALSRYIGRFAPSPTGPLHAGSLVAALASWLDARSAHGGRGGQWLVRIEDVDTPRCAPGADAIILSQLADCGLLPDGPVMRQSERGLPYQQALDRLLAQGRAYPCACSRSDIEQAQARLGHVRQPHVELPYPGTCRGGLQGRPARSWRFRSSEIQKKNPARPGPCERDAGPSVSRDGVVWEDRRLGVQSQDVASAVGDFVLRRADGLWAYQLAVVVDDADQGVTHVVRGEDLADNTPRQILLQHALGLATPRYLHTPLVYAPDGAKLSKQHGAPPVDTREPVKALAAAAHQLGLPPLVRPNDTPVGHALELWARAWSGIYNRSP; encoded by the coding sequence ATGACGCTGGGCGCCCTCTCCCGATACATCGGCCGTTTCGCGCCGTCGCCCACGGGCCCGCTGCATGCGGGCTCGCTGGTGGCGGCGCTGGCCAGTTGGCTGGACGCGCGTTCGGCGCACGGGGGGCGCGGCGGGCAATGGCTGGTGCGCATCGAAGACGTCGACACTCCGCGCTGCGCGCCTGGGGCCGACGCCATCATCCTGTCCCAGTTGGCCGATTGCGGCCTGCTGCCGGATGGTCCGGTGATGCGGCAATCGGAGCGTGGCCTGCCGTACCAGCAAGCGCTGGACCGCCTGCTCGCCCAGGGCCGGGCCTACCCCTGCGCCTGTTCGCGCAGCGACATCGAGCAGGCCCAGGCCCGGCTCGGCCATGTGCGCCAACCCCATGTGGAGCTGCCCTACCCCGGCACCTGCCGTGGGGGGCTGCAGGGTCGGCCGGCGCGGTCCTGGCGGTTCCGCTCATCGGAAATCCAGAAAAAAAACCCTGCCCGTCCAGGGCCGTGCGAGCGCGATGCCGGGCCTTCGGTCTCGCGCGACGGCGTGGTCTGGGAAGACCGCCGGCTGGGCGTGCAATCGCAGGACGTGGCGAGCGCGGTGGGCGACTTCGTGCTGCGCCGCGCCGATGGTCTGTGGGCCTACCAGCTCGCCGTGGTGGTGGACGATGCCGACCAGGGCGTCACCCACGTGGTGCGGGGGGAAGACCTCGCCGACAACACGCCGAGACAGATCCTGCTGCAGCACGCCCTCGGCCTGGCCACGCCGCGCTACCTGCACACGCCGCTGGTGTATGCGCCCGACGGCGCCAAGCTCTCCAAGCAGCACGGCGCGCCGCCGGTGGACACGCGCGAACCCGTGAAGGCGCTGGCCGCCGCCGCGCACCAGCTCGGCCTGCCGCCGCTGGTGCGGCCAAACGACACCCCGGTCGGCCATGCGCTGGAGCTCTGGGCGCGGGCATGGTCCGGAATCTACAATCGCTCACCGTGA
- a CDS encoding NAD(P)/FAD-dependent oxidoreductase, with product MAGIVCARTLVQAGHEVTVFEKAPHAGGRTTTLDTAFGSFDAGAQYFTVRDSRFERALETVPGLCRPWSANTVRVLDAAGRVAAAAPPPGEPHWVASPGMQSLVDAWSRPLSLAGRLLTGCRVTRIERDPMDGKRWQLRTESPDGAAQVHAGFDAVLLAQPSVPALALLQASGTASGTTVAPSLHAPLAQVTIAPCWTLMLAFPQAVRPGLTTLGPQWNAARSTHHRIAWLARESSKPGRGPVERWTVQASPAWSREHLEDGEARVQAKLTKAFSEVTGIRAEPAHAEVCRWRYAQTLAPLGRSHMWDAKASIGLCGDWCLGHRLEDAFVSGLELALAVA from the coding sequence ATGGCGGGCATCGTGTGCGCTCGCACGCTGGTCCAGGCAGGCCATGAGGTCACGGTGTTCGAGAAGGCCCCCCATGCCGGCGGACGCACCACCACGCTGGACACGGCCTTCGGCAGCTTCGATGCCGGCGCACAGTATTTCACCGTGCGCGACTCGCGCTTCGAACGGGCCCTGGAAACCGTGCCCGGCCTGTGCCGGCCCTGGAGCGCCAACACCGTGCGCGTGCTCGACGCGGCAGGCCGCGTGGCCGCTGCGGCGCCACCGCCGGGCGAGCCCCACTGGGTCGCCAGCCCTGGCATGCAATCGCTGGTGGATGCCTGGTCGCGGCCGCTGTCGCTGGCCGGCCGCCTGCTCACCGGCTGCCGCGTGACCCGCATCGAACGCGACCCCATGGACGGCAAGCGCTGGCAACTGCGCACCGAGTCGCCCGATGGCGCGGCGCAGGTGCATGCGGGGTTCGACGCGGTGCTGCTCGCGCAGCCCTCCGTGCCGGCATTGGCGCTGCTGCAGGCCTCCGGCACCGCGTCGGGCACGACCGTCGCGCCATCGCTGCACGCACCGCTGGCCCAGGTCACCATCGCCCCCTGCTGGACCCTCATGCTGGCGTTTCCCCAGGCGGTGCGGCCGGGCCTGACCACGCTGGGGCCGCAGTGGAACGCGGCGCGCAGCACCCACCACCGCATCGCCTGGCTGGCGCGCGAGTCTTCCAAGCCCGGGCGCGGCCCGGTGGAGCGCTGGACCGTGCAGGCCAGTCCCGCGTGGTCGAGGGAGCACCTGGAGGACGGCGAAGCCCGGGTGCAGGCCAAGCTCACCAAAGCGTTCTCCGAAGTGACCGGCATCCGCGCCGAACCCGCGCACGCCGAGGTCTGCCGCTGGCGCTATGCGCAAACGCTCGCGCCGCTGGGCCGCTCGCACATGTGGGACGCCAAGGCCAGCATCGGCCTGTGCGGCGATTGGTGCCTGGGCCATCGCCTGGAAGACGCCTTCGTCTCCGGACTGGAACTCGCCCTCGCGGTGGCATGA
- a CDS encoding LysR family transcriptional regulator, giving the protein MQNARDALTPDSLAMLQVIADTGSFAAAARRLGLVPSALTYRVRQIEDALDVLLFDRSARQARPTEAGTELLREGARLLEEVDAVAHRVRRVATGWEPQLTISVDGIISPTTLLELTEAFYAMEPPTRLKLRTGILSGTLEMLTSGRADLAIGVAVNASTVSGLQQETMGEVEFLYAIAPHHPLAAAQEPITDTVLRMHRAVAVADSAQRGSVTMGLLGGQDVFTVDSMQAKLQAQLRGLGGGFIPEPMARPYLEAGRLVTRRVARARRNVQLHYAWGGPGHSAPGRALQWWLSQLQSPATRKALLENHHHF; this is encoded by the coding sequence ATGCAAAACGCCCGCGATGCCCTGACCCCCGACAGCCTGGCGATGCTGCAGGTCATTGCCGACACCGGCAGCTTCGCCGCGGCGGCGCGGCGGCTGGGACTGGTGCCCAGCGCCCTCACCTACCGCGTGCGCCAGATCGAGGACGCGCTCGACGTGCTGCTGTTCGACCGCAGCGCGCGGCAGGCGCGCCCGACGGAGGCCGGCACCGAACTGCTGCGCGAAGGCGCGCGCCTGCTCGAAGAAGTGGACGCGGTGGCGCACCGCGTTCGCCGCGTCGCCACGGGCTGGGAGCCGCAGCTGACCATCAGCGTGGACGGCATCATCTCGCCCACCACCCTGCTGGAGCTGACCGAGGCGTTCTACGCCATGGAGCCACCCACGCGGCTCAAGCTGCGCACCGGCATCCTGTCGGGCACGCTGGAGATGCTGACCTCGGGCCGGGCCGACCTGGCCATCGGCGTGGCGGTCAACGCCTCCACCGTCTCCGGCCTGCAGCAGGAGACGATGGGAGAGGTGGAGTTTCTCTACGCCATCGCGCCCCACCACCCACTGGCCGCTGCACAGGAGCCCATCACCGACACCGTGCTGCGCATGCACCGCGCCGTGGCCGTGGCCGATTCCGCGCAGCGCGGCAGCGTCACCATGGGCCTGCTCGGGGGGCAGGATGTCTTCACCGTGGACAGCATGCAGGCCAAGCTGCAGGCGCAGCTGCGCGGGCTGGGCGGCGGGTTCATCCCAGAGCCCATGGCCCGGCCCTACCTGGAGGCGGGGCGCCTCGTGACACGCCGGGTGGCCCGCGCACGGCGCAATGTGCAGTTGCACTACGCCTGGGGCGGGCCCGGCCACAGCGCGCCGGGCCGGGCGCTGCAGTGGTGGCTGTCCCAACTGCAAAGCCCCGCCACGCGCAAGGCACTGCTCGAAAACCATCATCATTTCTAG
- a CDS encoding pirin family protein, whose protein sequence is MLTVRKSQDRGHADHGWLQSYHSFSFAGYYDPRYMGYGSLRVVNEDRIAPGTGFGTHGHRDMEILSYVLCGELAHKDSLGNVRGIPQGDVQRMSAGTGVTHSEFNHAPGRSTHFLQIWLEPDARGIAPEYEQKTFADADKRGVLRLLASPDGACGSLTVHADARLYAGLFDGAEAATLALPPGRKGYVQLVRGALQVNGLALAAGDAAFAEHEPLLAFGQGTQAEVLVFDLAA, encoded by the coding sequence ATGCTGACCGTCCGAAAATCCCAAGACCGGGGCCATGCCGACCATGGCTGGCTGCAGTCGTACCACAGCTTTTCGTTCGCCGGCTACTACGACCCCCGCTACATGGGCTATGGCAGCCTGCGCGTCGTCAACGAAGACCGCATCGCGCCGGGCACCGGCTTCGGCACCCACGGCCACCGCGACATGGAAATCCTGAGCTACGTGCTGTGCGGCGAACTGGCGCACAAGGACAGCTTGGGCAACGTGCGGGGCATTCCCCAGGGCGACGTGCAGCGCATGAGCGCCGGCACCGGGGTGACGCACAGCGAGTTCAACCATGCCCCCGGGCGCTCCACCCATTTCCTGCAGATCTGGCTGGAGCCGGATGCCCGCGGCATCGCCCCCGAATACGAGCAAAAGACCTTCGCCGATGCGGACAAGCGCGGCGTGCTCCGGCTGCTGGCCTCGCCCGACGGCGCGTGCGGCTCGCTCACCGTCCATGCGGATGCCCGCCTGTACGCCGGCCTGTTCGATGGGGCAGAGGCCGCCACGCTGGCGCTGCCACCTGGCCGCAAGGGCTACGTGCAACTGGTGCGCGGGGCGCTGCAGGTCAACGGGCTTGCCCTGGCGGCCGGCGATGCGGCCTTCGCCGAGCACGAGCCCCTGCTGGCGTTCGGGCAGGGCACGCAGGCGGAAGTGCTGGTGTTCGACCTGGCGGCCTGA
- a CDS encoding flavodoxin family protein, translating into MAKIAVVFHSGYGHTQRLAQAVAEGANAQLVAIDADGNLPEGGWDTLQAADGILFGTPTYMGGPSWQFKKFADASSKAWFGRSWQDKVFGGFTNSASLNGDKQGTLAYLHTLASQHGGIWVSLGLLPSNSKAATRNDLNNLGGSVGVLAQSPSDASVQEMLQGDLDTGRSYGARVAEIARRLHG; encoded by the coding sequence ATGGCAAAAATCGCAGTGGTCTTTCATTCCGGCTATGGCCACACGCAGCGCCTGGCCCAGGCCGTGGCCGAAGGCGCGAACGCGCAGCTCGTCGCCATCGATGCCGATGGCAACCTGCCCGAAGGCGGCTGGGACACCCTGCAGGCGGCCGATGGCATCCTGTTCGGCACCCCCACGTACATGGGCGGCCCGAGCTGGCAGTTCAAGAAATTCGCCGATGCCTCCTCCAAGGCCTGGTTCGGCCGCAGCTGGCAGGACAAGGTGTTCGGCGGCTTCACCAACAGCGCCAGCCTGAACGGCGACAAGCAGGGCACGCTGGCCTACCTGCACACCCTGGCGTCGCAGCACGGCGGCATCTGGGTGAGCCTGGGCCTGCTGCCCAGCAACTCCAAGGCCGCCACCCGCAACGACCTGAACAACCTGGGCGGCTCGGTCGGCGTGCTGGCCCAGTCGCCCTCCGACGCCAGCGTGCAGGAAATGCTCCAGGGCGACCTGGACACGGGCCGGTCGTACGGCGCACGCGTGGCGGAGATTGCGCGCCGCCTGCACGGCTGA
- a CDS encoding OsmC family protein — protein sequence MTLELRRIAGAPLAQTLTVRGHRLVVDGTVAEDGDDTGPNPHDLYDAALGACKALTVLWYARRKGMAVDDVRTVIDRDASAERSGTYRLAARLQVSGDLTDAQIAELEAVAAKCPVHKLMTSVTTEITTAVERMP from the coding sequence ATGACCCTCGAATTGCGGCGCATTGCCGGCGCACCGCTGGCGCAGACCCTGACGGTTCGCGGGCATCGCCTTGTCGTGGACGGCACCGTGGCCGAGGACGGCGATGACACCGGCCCCAATCCGCACGACCTGTACGACGCCGCGCTCGGCGCGTGCAAGGCGCTCACCGTGCTGTGGTACGCGCGCCGAAAGGGAATGGCGGTGGACGACGTGCGCACGGTGATCGACCGCGACGCCTCGGCCGAGCGCAGCGGCACCTACCGCCTGGCGGCCCGCCTGCAGGTGAGCGGCGATCTCACCGACGCCCAGATCGCGGAGCTGGAGGCCGTGGCCGCCAAGTGCCCGGTGCACAAGCTGATGACCAGCGTCACCACCGAGATCACCACCGCCGTGGAGCGCATGCCATGA
- a CDS encoding pirin family protein, with protein MSGPAILKGHDKDLGGGFTVRRLLPSLQRRSVGPFVFFDHFGPVTVEPASEYDVRPHPHIGLATVTYLFDGAIVHRDSLGSLQQIEPGAINWMTAGRGIVHSERRPDALRDRSYVNHGIQLWAALPMASEDDAPSFVHTPAADIPELSHEGATVRVLIGQAFGQASPVATLSPTLYLDVQLAAGGALTLPPLAQEMAIYAVDGDLLLDGEPFADHTLAVLETGAGAALRAPDRAVRLMVIGGDALDAPRHIWWNFVSSRKDRIVQAADDWDAQRMGHVPGETEWIPLPERRFKP; from the coding sequence ATGAGCGGGCCGGCCATCCTGAAGGGGCACGACAAGGACCTGGGCGGCGGATTCACCGTGCGCCGGCTGCTGCCATCGCTGCAGCGGCGCTCGGTCGGGCCCTTCGTCTTCTTCGACCATTTCGGGCCGGTGACCGTGGAGCCGGCGTCCGAATACGACGTGCGGCCCCACCCGCACATCGGCCTGGCCACCGTCACCTACCTGTTCGACGGTGCCATCGTGCACCGGGACAGCCTGGGCTCGCTGCAGCAGATCGAACCCGGTGCCATCAACTGGATGACTGCGGGGCGCGGCATCGTGCATTCCGAGCGGCGGCCCGATGCGCTGCGCGACCGCAGCTACGTGAACCATGGCATCCAGCTGTGGGCGGCGCTGCCGATGGCCAGCGAGGACGACGCACCCAGCTTCGTGCACACGCCGGCCGCCGACATTCCCGAGCTGTCGCACGAGGGCGCCACGGTGCGCGTGCTGATCGGCCAAGCGTTCGGCCAGGCCTCGCCCGTGGCGACGCTGTCGCCCACGCTGTACCTCGACGTGCAATTGGCCGCCGGCGGTGCGCTGACCCTGCCGCCCCTGGCGCAGGAAATGGCGATCTATGCGGTGGACGGCGACCTGCTGCTCGACGGCGAGCCGTTCGCGGACCACACGCTGGCCGTGCTGGAGACGGGCGCCGGCGCCGCGCTGCGCGCGCCGGACCGGGCGGTGCGGCTGATGGTCATCGGCGGCGACGCGCTGGATGCCCCGCGCCACATCTGGTGGAATTTCGTATCGAGCCGCAAGGACCGCATCGTGCAGGCCGCTGACGACTGGGACGCCCAGCGCATGGGCCACGTGCCCGGCGAGACCGAATGGATTCCGCTGCCGGAGCGGCGCTTCAAGCCCTGA
- a CDS encoding sulfurtransferase, with protein sequence MPESTVNDVLNISCYLFVPLPDAAELRDVLHTRAEAAHLKGTILLAEEGINLFLAGPATAVRGFIDALKADERFEPLAPKESWSATQPFRKMLVKVKREIIRMDHPTIRPSNGRAPAVDAPTLHRWLAQGHDDGGRPVVTLDTRNAFEVDQGTFDNAIDWRIDKFTEFPPALREHKAEFAGKTVVSFCTGGIRCEKAAILMREEGIENVYQLEGGILKYFEETDGAHYHGGCFVFDERRVLANDLSTQPESAAEPNAIKM encoded by the coding sequence ATGCCCGAGTCCACCGTGAACGACGTTCTCAATATCTCCTGCTACCTGTTCGTGCCCCTGCCGGACGCGGCCGAGCTGCGCGACGTGCTGCACACGCGGGCCGAGGCGGCCCACCTCAAGGGCACCATCCTGCTGGCCGAGGAAGGCATCAACCTGTTCCTGGCCGGGCCGGCGACGGCGGTGCGCGGCTTCATCGATGCATTGAAGGCGGACGAACGCTTCGAACCCCTGGCCCCCAAGGAAAGCTGGTCGGCCACGCAGCCGTTTCGCAAGATGCTGGTGAAGGTCAAGCGCGAGATCATCCGCATGGACCACCCCACCATCCGCCCATCGAACGGCCGGGCGCCCGCGGTGGACGCGCCCACCCTGCACCGCTGGCTGGCGCAGGGGCACGACGACGGGGGCCGGCCGGTGGTGACGCTGGACACACGCAATGCCTTCGAGGTGGACCAGGGCACGTTCGACAACGCCATCGACTGGCGCATCGACAAGTTCACCGAGTTTCCGCCGGCGCTGCGCGAGCACAAGGCCGAGTTCGCCGGCAAGACGGTGGTGAGCTTCTGCACGGGCGGCATCCGCTGCGAAAAGGCCGCCATCCTGATGCGCGAGGAAGGCATCGAGAACGTCTACCAGCTCGAAGGCGGCATCCTCAAGTACTTCGAGGAAACCGACGGAGCGCACTACCACGGCGGCTGCTTCGTGTTCGACGAGCGCCGGGTGCTGGCGAACGACCTGTCGACGCAGCCGGAATCAGCCGCAGAGCCGAACGCTATCAAAATGTGA
- a CDS encoding MinD/ParA family protein encodes MTDALSPQPTTPAGPNMPARTASPPPGARIIAITSGKGGVGKTFVSANLAAALTRRGHRVLVLDADLGLANLDVVLNLHPKVTLHDVFTGKADLDDAVIDAPGGFSVVLAGSGMVEYSRLTPEVRSEFLNVIQTLAPRFDVILLDTGAGISDVVLFSVSLASEVLIVATPEPTSLTDAYAAIKVLATQQKRQHVRMVVNQAARPGDGRAITSQLQQVLDRFVSTESGRSMRLLHMGDIPADTSVRDAVMRRQLLLMQMPGCPAALAIAQLANKIDTALLTPAS; translated from the coding sequence ATGACCGACGCGCTGTCCCCGCAACCCACCACACCCGCCGGCCCCAACATGCCTGCGCGCACCGCTAGCCCGCCGCCTGGCGCCCGCATCATCGCCATCACGAGCGGCAAGGGCGGCGTGGGCAAGACTTTCGTTTCCGCCAACCTGGCGGCCGCCCTCACCCGCCGCGGCCACCGCGTGCTCGTGCTCGACGCCGACCTGGGCCTGGCCAACCTCGACGTGGTGCTGAACCTGCACCCCAAGGTGACGCTGCACGACGTGTTCACCGGCAAGGCCGACCTGGACGATGCCGTGATCGACGCGCCCGGCGGCTTTTCGGTCGTGCTGGCCGGCTCCGGCATGGTCGAGTACTCGCGCCTCACCCCCGAGGTGCGCAGCGAATTTTTGAACGTGATCCAGACGCTGGCACCGCGCTTCGACGTGATCCTGCTGGACACCGGCGCGGGCATCTCCGACGTGGTGCTGTTCTCGGTGTCGCTCGCGTCCGAGGTGCTGATCGTCGCCACGCCCGAGCCCACCTCCCTCACCGACGCCTATGCCGCGATCAAGGTGCTGGCCACACAGCAAAAGCGCCAGCACGTGCGCATGGTGGTCAACCAGGCCGCGCGCCCCGGCGACGGCCGCGCCATCACGAGCCAGCTGCAGCAGGTGCTCGACCGCTTCGTGAGCACCGAATCGGGCCGCTCCATGCGCTTGCTGCACATGGGCGACATCCCGGCCGACACGTCGGTGCGCGATGCCGTCATGCGGCGCCAGCTGCTGCTGATGCAGATGCCCGGCTGCCCCGCGGCGCTGGCCATTGCCCAGTTGGCCAACAAGATCGACACCGCGCTGCTCACCCCCGCCAGTTAG
- a CDS encoding GGDEF domain-containing protein, translating to MLHFVTESATPQFVNLRDLRLTTAHALVAQAAGSEAALPSDTPLHYLQGLIDGLCELSLKDPLTGLANRRHFRTVLEREIDRVTRAGEAALLLMLDIDNFKRVNDTYGHLAGDIVLQSVARTLNGCVRPMDTLARYGGEEFAVVLPACQAGFGRVVAERIRRAIERTPVRISPSVDLNVTVSIGGAFALQWIRSTTLLWSERADSQLYKAKMAGRNRVSIEEQPDSTVSAEEKSLLFGPLYTPSGWGDLPPPMDSTGSAY from the coding sequence TTGTTGCATTTTGTGACTGAATCTGCGACCCCTCAATTCGTGAACCTGCGCGACCTGCGCCTGACGACAGCGCATGCGTTGGTTGCACAGGCCGCGGGCTCAGAAGCTGCTTTGCCCTCCGACACGCCGCTGCACTACCTGCAGGGCTTGATCGATGGCCTGTGCGAGCTGTCGCTCAAGGATCCCCTCACCGGGCTGGCCAACCGGCGCCACTTCCGCACCGTGCTGGAGCGCGAGATCGACCGCGTCACCCGCGCGGGCGAGGCGGCGCTGCTGCTCATGCTCGACATCGACAATTTCAAGCGGGTGAACGACACCTACGGCCATCTGGCCGGAGACATCGTGCTGCAGTCGGTGGCACGCACCCTGAACGGCTGCGTGCGCCCCATGGACACCCTGGCCCGGTACGGCGGCGAAGAGTTCGCCGTGGTGCTGCCGGCCTGTCAGGCGGGCTTCGGCCGCGTGGTGGCGGAACGCATCCGCCGCGCGATCGAGCGCACGCCGGTGCGCATCTCGCCCTCCGTCGATCTCAACGTCACCGTCAGCATCGGTGGGGCTTTCGCCCTGCAATGGATCCGCAGCACGACGCTCCTGTGGAGCGAGCGTGCCGACAGCCAGCTCTATAAAGCCAAGATGGCCGGCCGCAACCGCGTCAGCATCGAAGAACAGCCGGACAGCACCGTCAGTGCCGAAGAGAAGAGCCTGCTCTTCGGCCCGCTATACACTCCGTCGGGATGGGGCGATCTGCCACCGCCCATGGATTCCACAGGCAGCGCCTATTGA
- a CDS encoding SulP family inorganic anion transporter: MRLQSLSRWFPFLAWPRPDRHLMRGEFWAGMTVGLMLVPQGVAYAALAGMPVITGIYASLVPALIAVLWSSSTRLGVGPTALTSLLIGASLTGLAEPGSAHWVALAAWMALLSGLLQMLLGVARFGWLLNLVTSPVLNGFTQAAALLILASQLPDLLGLRTTWNALAVSPSLHHFDLTAAAFGLGSLGLLVAARRWRATFPAAIVIVGLAALVSWAIGYADHDGAVVGHLPAGLPQPYWPGWLSWDEFGALVLPVLVVTLVSFLETASSAKVEHQQGGTRWNENQDLIAHGLAKMSSGLCGSFATSASFSRSAINLYAGAKSGWATLFALALVLAVLLWLTPALYHVPHSVLAAVVVTAVTSLIKPGTLLRLWRVSRVETVIGSVTFALTLATAPRMYWGVLVGLVLNLGHFLYQRLHPRIIEVAPHPDGSLRDRHLWLLPPIAPGLFALRMDAELDFASAAALERRIAEHWAAHPEIRHLCLFAQPINRIDVTGVETFARLRTLAASRGGQLHVSGIKLPVEQVLRRAGLLEAGPGLALYRTDAQALAVLQQLTE, from the coding sequence ATGCGCCTGCAGTCCCTTTCCCGATGGTTCCCTTTCCTGGCCTGGCCCCGTCCGGACCGCCACCTGATGCGGGGGGAGTTCTGGGCCGGAATGACGGTCGGCCTCATGCTGGTGCCCCAGGGGGTGGCCTATGCAGCGCTGGCGGGCATGCCGGTCATTACCGGCATCTACGCGTCGCTGGTGCCGGCGCTGATCGCGGTGCTGTGGAGTTCCTCCACCCGCCTGGGCGTGGGGCCCACCGCGCTGACCAGCCTGCTGATCGGCGCCTCGCTCACCGGGCTGGCAGAGCCCGGCAGCGCGCACTGGGTGGCGCTGGCCGCCTGGATGGCGCTGCTGTCGGGCCTGCTGCAGATGCTGCTGGGGGTGGCGCGGTTCGGCTGGCTGCTCAATCTGGTCACCTCGCCCGTGCTCAACGGCTTCACCCAGGCGGCGGCCCTGCTCATCCTTGCCTCCCAGTTGCCGGACCTGCTGGGGCTGCGCACCACCTGGAACGCGTTGGCCGTGTCGCCGTCGCTGCACCATTTCGACCTGACGGCAGCGGCATTCGGCCTGGGCAGCCTGGGGCTGCTGGTGGCCGCGCGGCGCTGGCGCGCCACGTTTCCGGCGGCCATCGTGATCGTCGGGCTGGCGGCCCTGGTCAGCTGGGCGATCGGCTATGCCGACCATGACGGCGCCGTGGTCGGCCACCTGCCCGCCGGGCTGCCCCAGCCCTACTGGCCCGGCTGGCTGTCGTGGGACGAGTTCGGCGCGCTGGTGCTGCCTGTGCTGGTGGTCACGCTCGTGAGCTTCCTGGAGACCGCCTCCAGTGCCAAGGTCGAGCACCAGCAGGGCGGCACGCGCTGGAACGAGAACCAGGACCTGATCGCGCACGGCCTGGCCAAGATGAGTTCGGGACTGTGCGGCAGCTTCGCCACGAGCGCGTCGTTCTCGCGCTCGGCGATCAACCTCTACGCGGGCGCCAAGAGCGGCTGGGCCACCCTTTTCGCCCTGGCGCTGGTGCTGGCGGTGCTGCTGTGGCTCACCCCGGCGCTGTACCACGTGCCCCATTCGGTGCTGGCGGCGGTAGTGGTGACGGCGGTGACCAGCCTCATCAAGCCCGGCACGCTGCTGCGGCTGTGGCGCGTGTCGCGGGTGGAGACGGTCATCGGCAGCGTCACCTTCGCGCTGACCCTGGCGACGGCGCCGCGCATGTACTGGGGCGTGCTGGTGGGCCTGGTGCTGAACCTGGGGCACTTTCTCTACCAGCGCCTGCACCCGCGCATCATCGAGGTGGCCCCCCACCCGGACGGCAGCCTGCGCGACCGCCACCTGTGGCTTTTGCCGCCCATCGCGCCGGGGCTTTTCGCCCTGCGGATGGATGCCGAGCTGGACTTCGCGTCCGCCGCGGCCCTGGAACGCCGCATCGCCGAGCACTGGGCCGCCCACCCGGAGATTCGGCACCTGTGCCTTTTTGCGCAACCCATCAACCGCATCGACGTGACGGGCGTGGAAACCTTCGCCCGCCTGCGCACGCTGGCCGCCTCCCGCGGGGGGCAACTGCACGTGAGCGGCATCAAGCTGCCGGTGGAACAGGTGCTGCGCCGCGCGGGGCTTCTGGAGGCGGGACCGGGTCTTGCGCTCTACCGCACCGATGCGCAGGCACTGGCGGTGTTGCAACAATTAACGGAATGA
- a CDS encoding BON domain-containing protein, translated as MNATRTPHSPSHRMVSILSATLLAFGLAACDKADDRTVGQQIDSAVAKSGQVASDAQRKMEAAANEAGDATRQAAERAAAVMDDAGITAKVSAGLAQDAELSAVKIDVDTRNGIVTLNGPVKSKQASERATNIAQNVQGVNSVVNQLTISSAG; from the coding sequence ATGAACGCAACCCGCACGCCCCACAGCCCTTCCCACCGGATGGTGAGCATTCTTTCGGCCACGCTGCTGGCTTTCGGGCTGGCCGCCTGCGACAAGGCCGATGACCGCACAGTGGGCCAGCAGATCGACTCCGCCGTGGCCAAGAGCGGACAGGTGGCCTCCGACGCCCAGCGCAAGATGGAAGCCGCCGCCAACGAAGCCGGCGATGCGACCCGCCAGGCCGCCGAGCGCGCCGCCGCGGTGATGGACGATGCCGGCATCACGGCCAAGGTGTCCGCTGGCCTGGCCCAGGACGCGGAACTGAGCGCCGTCAAGATCGACGTGGACACCCGCAACGGCATCGTGACGCTGAACGGTCCGGTCAAATCCAAGCAGGCCAGCGAGCGCGCCACGAACATCGCCCAGAACGTGCAGGGCGTGAACTCGGTGGTCAACCAGCTGACCATCTCCAGCGCAGGCTGA